The DNA segment AAGTGTTTGGCAAGTTGCATATGCTTTGTTTCCTTAACAAACTGCtctcattttatagttttttaattatttttacctgATTGCTGCATGAAATCCCATTAAGTGAACTGGGGAGAAGTTTGTCAGCTATTTTAGGAAGATTGATTTGCTGCTTTTCCATGGTACCTTGGGCGACTAACATGCTTCCTACTGTCCCGCAGCGTGCCGATAGCAACCCTTTCCAGGCAATGGACCGAATGATGCTAAATATGGGAAACAATATGCAGGAATTACAAAGAAATTTTGTAAGTACTAAAAATGGTGATGAGAACATGGTTTCAGTTATCAGTACCCTATATTATAGTAGCTATTTACTTATCtagtcccagggattgaacccaggggtgctctaccactgagcctcttccccagctcttattttttattttgaaacaaggtcttgctaagttgcttaagagcctcactaagttgctgaggctggctatgaacttacAGTACTCAGAGtgatttttaaacatgtttaacCTTAGTCCATAGTAGCAAAAAATATATCTTACATGTTTAGCCCATACAATGTACTTACATACTTTATAAATATACCTGAAACAAAGGTTTCATGAGAAAATGATCATAGTTATATGTGTGCTGATAGTTTCCATATcattccatgttttaaaattcctgatCATGTTCTACTAAATTTATTTCACAGCCTACAAGTGGGAAAAATAACATTAGATaacttttgtaattaaaaaaatttcaacctCTAAAACATTATTCTGCTGAGTAACTGATATagttaaatatttatgtgaacTTACTTATTTGACTTATTTGTAACCTGTCTACGTAAAAGGATTTATAGCATCTAAGAAATGAACTTTCAGTATTAAAAAAACTCTGAAAACAGACACTTCAGGCATGATGTTGAGGTGCTAGGTAGATCCATACAGTCCAGGTGCTCATAAACTAGTCCACAGGCTCCTGCCTTTCTCCTGTTTATTAATGTGGAAAGCCCTGGACTCCGTCTGAAGAAGGCTTGACTCACATACACTTTGGTTTGGACTCTGTAGGTTGTTCAGGGTGCCCCAGTGTCAGGCATTGTCAGTTGTTCTCTAGTGTCACGTACTGATAGTCAACAGAAGATGTGAAACTTCCTGGCGTACTTATGGTTGCCAGCGTGGGCAGGAGTGCACTGGACGGTCAGCCACTGACTGAACATGTTGCAGACTTCAAGGGCACAGAATCTAATCTGAGCTACAGGGACCCAAAGACTCAAGTGGATCACTTGTTCTTTGCAAGGAGAAAGGCAACTGGTACAAACAGTGAAGGCTATTAGGACCCCCTGGGTGCCTCCTGGATAAACCACATTGGGTGTGTAGGAAGCTTGGTAGAGTTGATAGCTAGTCGTGTTACTTATTGGACCCTTTGGTATTAAATCTTTGAATTTGACTAGACTctgaattactatttttttttttttgcctctaggGTCAGCTTTCAATGGATCCAAATGGACATTCATTTTGTTCTTCCTCAGTGATGACATACTCCAAAATAGGAGATGAGCCACCTAAGGTTTTCCAGGCCGCCACTCAGACCCGTATGGCTCCAGGAGGAGTATGTATCTCATTGACCTTCTCAGAACTGTGTGAAGTGGGGGTCATGGGCTGGGGGCTGTCGTGGCTACACAAGCCAGTGCTGCTCAGCTGTGTTCAGTTAGGGTACTTTGTTGGTGTTCCATGAGTGACTCCCTTCACATTACCTTTGAATACTGACCAGGTGACACTAAAAGAAGCCTTTGGGTCATGAATTGCCTACTTaagtttatttgaagaaaatgaatttaatgaaatattttaagtatacagAAAGGACGTGTAATGGATACCTTCTTCCAGCCACCCAGCTTAGTCAAATCATGTTTCTCTCATTTGACTCAAGTTGTCTTAAGTAAAAATGTTAACGCTTCCAAAATGTTAACACTTCCTGGGTAGTCCTTCTAggtcccttttccctttcttcctccaagAGATAACTGTTTTGTAGTTTATCATTCTCAtgagtatttttataattttattatttatgtatgtatcataaaatataatgggttattttttcaagtttttatacTTTCTGCATTTGGCATTGTTGCATGTGTCCTCTGCAGCTTCTGAGGTTATTTAAGTTGATACCAGTAGCCTCActtttttaatttcaactttATGTGTACCTTCATCTTAGAAATTACCAAGTTGCTATCCCACAGTGACTAAAACTGTTGGCTTCTACAAACTGGCAGTGGAATTCCCACTTCTCCACGTCCCTGTCAGTACTGATAGTAAAATTTTAGGCTCATTTTGTATTCTTACACACGCACGTACGCCCTCTGCTGCTGCCCTTGTTGTAATTCAGCAAATGCATTGTGCACATTTTGATCTTCACTTGCTGAAAGCAATGATGTCTTAAGTGTAAACAGTAGAATTGTGGCAATCTCACAGCAAATCGTGTTGCTATCTTTGCCCATCATAAACAGTGTGCTAACACTTCTGTAGAGCTAAGAGCAGCACCGTGAGAGTCAAGCCTGTCCGCATGCCTGGGGAATGCGTAGCAGCCCTTACTTAGGTGGGCTGTGAACTAACTACTTTTACACTGCCAAAGACTAAGCCCACTGAAGGCAGGACACTTGACAGAAACGAGGCAtcctttgtttttcagtatttggTTACAGTTTGGAAAAAGGTTAAATTGTATTTGTTCTGTCCTGGAGTCTTCATTTTTAGCAGTTCAGGAAATATCAGAGACCAGGTGCCAGTTTTACGACATTTGGTGGTAGATCCAGAATGGACTGGCTGCTGGGTAGTTCTGGAGCATGATTCTGTGGCCTTGCCTCCATCCTGGGCCCAGGATATTTAGAGTCAAAGCCATCTATTCTGACTTTCTATATATTTAAGTAATTCTATATATTTAAGTGATAACTAAATCACTTTTCTCCCTCAATTGTGCAGATAAAGGAAACCAGGAGAGCAATGAGAGATTCTGACAGTGGACTAGAAAAAATGGCTGTTGGCCATCATATCCAGGACCGAGCTCACGTCATCAAAAAGTGCAAGAACAGCAAGACTGGGGATGAAGAGGTCAATCAGGAGTTCTTCAACATGAGCGAGAGTGAGTGGCCAGGCTGCCTCCGCCTCCCATGGGGAAGCAGCTGCTATGTGTGCAGACTTGGCTCTCTGTAGAACATGTCATGAGCTGAGCTTTATGAGAAACGTAACGCAAACGTGGTCAGAGCAGTAAGAGTGATCTCGGTGTCAATGGCAGATCTGTCTTACAGGGGTTCTTGGCAATGCAGAGtctcatttacttttcttgtcttataaaatgtacttttaaaaattgttttaatatcaaTAAGCACAATTagttttttgatgttttattatcAAGGAAGTACATATGAAAAGGatgatgtagaaaataaaaatcatctacaACTCAACCCCACAATAAGTGCCATGATGCTTTAGTGAATTCCTTCCCAGCAGTTTTatggacacaaacacacaaacatttttcaagttaTATTTGACTACCTACTTCGTTTTGTGTATCTTAACTCACCCACCCCTCTTGTTGTGTTTCAGAAACATTCTAAGCAGCTGCCTAAATGTCATATCACAAATTCACCATCATTACATAAACCATTCTGCATTTTGAGCAGTTAGATCTAAAGATTTTAATTCCTAGCATATgccatataaaatattatatatatattcattttcttgatttcataTTCATTCTTCAGCGCATTTAAGCCCTTCCAGTATCTTAACCtaattatagtttttaattatattaaaatgtattaataaacattttattttttaattttagtcaataTTCATAagcttttgtattttaaaagtgaaactaTTTAAATTTGGTTATATTCagaaagtattttatttgcagaaagcattttgaataatGTTTTATAGTGAAGGGTTTAAATTATCATGtcattttagaaaacataattCTATTGAGATGGAGGTTTGATAAAGTCATTCTTATGCAATAAGAAGAAAACCACCATATCTTGACCTTTTTGAAATTGTAACCTTTGTAATTTTACCACTTGAATACACTGAGAATTTCATATTATCAACATGCTGGAGAAAGTGTAGTTCAAGAAAACACTACCTGGGAAGAACAGGAGCTGTGGTCTTTCCTGGAGGTTGCGGAGCCTGGATCACCTGCTTCTTGATACCAGAAGCTGAGTCAATGGAGGAGCCTCTTAGGGGAGGGACAGCAGAGGCGAGAGACCCTTGGGTAGGAAGATGGTGAATAAAAAGCTACCcagagggttggggatatagttcagttggtagagtgcttccctcacaagcactaaagccctgggttcaaatccctagcaccacaaaaaaaaaaa comes from the Sciurus carolinensis chromosome 9, mSciCar1.2, whole genome shotgun sequence genome and includes:
- the Mlf1 gene encoding myeloid leukemia factor 1 isoform X4, which codes for MDRMMLNMGNNMQELQRNFGQLSMDPNGHSFCSSSVMTYSKIGDEPPKVFQAATQTRMAPGGIKETRRAMRDSDSGLEKMAVGHHIQDRAHVIKKCKNSKTGDEEVNQEFFNMSESDAHAFDDEWQSEVLKYNPGGRTRKVENTRMRSVGHENAGSRELKRREKSHHSPALESGRKSKAFVDKLNIKGSPVKINKK